Proteins encoded in a region of the Ancylobacter sp. SL191 genome:
- a CDS encoding DNA topoisomerase IB: MPSKTELRRLARRFDLTIVGCPALTLRRRKAGRGFSYTDAEGHPIKDPETLRRLKSLAVPPAYRNVMFATDPRAHLQAIGEDTAGRLQYRYHPDWTRVREAVKAQKLADLAEALPAINRAVQRALRRPEPDRRLALAAAVQLVALTAIRAGSDAYAEEHGTRGATTLLKTHARIEEDRIALCFKGKGGKIIVKETRHAALAEALRRMREMPGRRLFKYRDAKGAIHPIRASDVNAFLKGIGRSRISLKDFRTLTASMGVLDRLAKETPETSAAKRRKQINAAVSPLAEELANTLTVCRTSYVHDTVISAFEAGKLTTTALRARSATAKAALLAELLGSGARKRIKAAKVEAGAVRQEGPVLGGTAPAA; encoded by the coding sequence ATGCCCAGCAAGACCGAACTGCGCCGGCTCGCCCGGCGCTTCGACCTCACCATCGTCGGCTGCCCCGCCCTCACCCTCCGCCGCCGCAAGGCGGGACGTGGCTTCAGCTACACAGATGCCGAGGGACACCCGATCAAAGACCCGGAAACACTTCGCCGGCTGAAGAGCCTCGCCGTGCCGCCGGCCTATCGCAATGTGATGTTCGCCACCGATCCGCGCGCCCACCTCCAGGCGATCGGCGAGGACACGGCCGGACGGCTGCAATATCGCTATCATCCCGACTGGACCCGCGTGCGTGAGGCAGTGAAGGCGCAGAAGCTCGCCGACCTCGCCGAAGCCCTCCCCGCCATCAACCGCGCGGTACAGCGCGCGCTCAGACGCCCCGAACCCGATCGGCGGCTGGCGCTGGCGGCGGCGGTGCAACTCGTCGCGCTCACCGCGATCCGCGCGGGCTCGGACGCTTATGCCGAGGAACACGGCACGCGCGGCGCGACGACGCTGCTCAAGACCCATGCGCGGATCGAGGAGGATCGCATCGCCCTGTGCTTCAAAGGCAAGGGAGGTAAGATAATAGTGAAAGAAACACGCCACGCCGCGCTCGCCGAAGCGCTGCGGCGGATGCGCGAAATGCCTGGCCGGCGCTTGTTCAAATACCGCGACGCCAAGGGCGCCATCCACCCCATCCGCGCCTCGGATGTGAACGCTTTCCTGAAGGGCATCGGCCGCAGCCGTATCTCGCTGAAGGATTTCCGCACGCTGACCGCCTCCATGGGCGTGCTGGACCGGCTGGCGAAGGAGACACCCGAGACCAGCGCCGCCAAGCGCCGCAAGCAGATCAATGCCGCCGTTTCCCCGCTGGCGGAAGAACTCGCCAATACGCTCACCGTCTGCCGCACCAGCTATGTGCATGACACGGTAATCTCCGCCTTTGAGGCGGGGAAGCTGACGACCACGGCCCTGCGCGCCCGCTCGGCCACCGCGAAAGCGGCGCTGCTCGCGGAACTCTTGGGCAGCGGCGCGCGAAAGCGGATCAAGGCCGCGAAGGTCGAGGCCGGCGCCGTGCGCCAGGAAGGGCCTGTTCTGGGTGGCACCGCCCCCGCCGCGTGA
- a CDS encoding histidine phosphatase family protein produces the protein MVTLRKNVTNPSGKPGVTMRRRLFIGLFGCLALLGLAPARADEAAAWQALREGGIVLFRHAIAPGVGDPPNFRLGECATQRNLDAAGRAQAARIGAVFRREGVTVGEVLSSRWCRALETAELAFPGRVTPAPPFDSFFQDRADEPEQTAAARRRLMAWNGPGALVVVSHQVNITALTGMVPASGEGVVLRKEGTTLREVGRIRP, from the coding sequence GTGGTGACGTTACGTAAAAATGTCACCAATCCTTCTGGAAAACCGGGAGTGACCATGCGGCGTCGGCTCTTTATCGGCCTTTTCGGATGCTTAGCCCTGCTTGGCCTCGCGCCGGCGCGGGCGGATGAGGCCGCGGCGTGGCAGGCGCTGCGGGAGGGCGGTATTGTGTTATTCCGCCACGCGATCGCGCCGGGCGTGGGCGATCCGCCGAACTTCCGGCTCGGCGAGTGCGCCACCCAGCGCAACCTCGACGCCGCCGGCCGCGCGCAGGCGGCTCGTATCGGTGCCGTCTTCCGTCGTGAGGGTGTGACGGTCGGAGAGGTATTATCATCCCGCTGGTGTCGGGCGCTGGAGACGGCGGAGCTGGCCTTTCCCGGCCGGGTAACGCCGGCGCCGCCCTTCGATTCCTTCTTCCAGGACCGTGCGGACGAACCCGAGCAGACCGCGGCCGCCCGGCGCCGGCTCATGGCGTGGAACGGGCCCGGCGCGCTCGTGGTGGTCAGCCATCAGGTCAACATCACCGCGCTGACCGGCATGGTGCCGGCCTCGGGCGAAGGTGTCGTGTTGCGGAAGGAGGGCACTACGCTGCGCGAGGTCGGGCGCATCCGGCCCTGA
- a CDS encoding DUF2934 domain-containing protein, with amino-acid sequence MDEREHRIRERAHRLWEEEGRPDGRSEHHWFAAKEMIAIEDSQQTALHAVDAPEPDAEPIEALVNTGEFPTLTDQGEQQAPHFPGTEAGGDIPAPHVETSSPRAAKAAKPATKAAAKPAVKPVAKPAAAPAKATQTPVKAASTPAPKAEAKPAAKPAAAPPKTAPAPAKAAPAASAAKKTGPKKAAPKKAPA; translated from the coding sequence ATGGACGAGCGTGAACACCGCATCCGCGAGAGGGCGCATCGCTTGTGGGAAGAAGAGGGCCGGCCCGATGGCCGCTCCGAACATCACTGGTTCGCCGCCAAGGAAATGATCGCCATTGAGGACAGCCAGCAGACGGCGCTGCATGCGGTCGACGCGCCGGAGCCGGATGCGGAGCCGATTGAAGCGCTTGTTAATACGGGGGAATTTCCCACGTTGACCGATCAGGGCGAGCAGCAGGCTCCTCATTTCCCTGGGACTGAGGCGGGCGGCGATATCCCGGCGCCCCATGTCGAGACGTCCTCGCCGAGGGCCGCCAAGGCGGCAAAGCCCGCCACCAAGGCGGCTGCGAAACCCGCCGTGAAGCCGGTGGCCAAACCGGCCGCTGCGCCCGCCAAGGCCACCCAGACGCCCGTCAAGGCGGCGTCCACGCCCGCTCCCAAGGCCGAGGCGAAGCCGGCGGCCAAGCCGGCTGCTGCCCCGCCGAAGACGGCGCCTGCTCCCGCCAAGGCCGCTCCGGCGGCGTCGGCCGCGAAGAAGACGGGTCCGAAGAAGGCGGCTCCCAAGAAGGCGCCGGCCTGA
- the coxB gene encoding cytochrome c oxidase subunit II — protein MSGCTGPQSALDPAGSSAATIAEIFWVMLTGAAVIWVIVLGAIVFGARLQKRPISDRTGVRLILWAGAVFPTLVLTALLIYGLRLMPTLRPAEADFRIHIVGEQFWWRVTYHLPDRAPIISANEVRLPVGASVAFTLDTADVIHSFWIPALGGKLDLIPGRTNRLVLDAIKVGIYRGVCAEFCGESHSFMGFAVHVMEPDAFARWVEREASVVDDQASQVASETDQADVARGRDAFLANGCGGCHTVRGTPAAGEIGPDLTHVAGRSTLGAHVLTNTPENRALFIADVERVKPGARMPSYGALPPDELAAITAYLGSLK, from the coding sequence GTGAGCGGCTGCACCGGCCCGCAATCGGCGCTCGACCCGGCGGGCTCCAGCGCGGCGACCATTGCCGAGATCTTCTGGGTGATGCTAACCGGCGCGGCCGTGATCTGGGTCATCGTGCTCGGCGCCATCGTGTTCGGCGCCCGCCTGCAGAAGCGCCCCATCTCCGACCGCACGGGAGTTCGGCTAATCCTTTGGGCCGGCGCGGTTTTTCCCACACTTGTGCTGACCGCGCTGCTCATTTACGGGCTGCGGCTGATGCCCACACTGCGCCCCGCCGAGGCCGATTTTCGCATCCACATCGTGGGCGAGCAGTTCTGGTGGCGCGTCACCTACCATCTGCCGGACCGCGCACCGATCATCAGCGCCAACGAGGTCCGGCTACCGGTCGGCGCCTCCGTCGCCTTTACCCTCGATACCGCCGACGTCATCCATTCCTTTTGGATCCCCGCGCTCGGGGGCAAGCTGGACCTTATTCCCGGTCGCACCAACCGGCTGGTGCTCGACGCGATCAAGGTAGGAATATACCGCGGCGTCTGCGCAGAATTCTGCGGCGAATCACACAGCTTCATGGGATTCGCCGTCCATGTGATGGAGCCGGACGCCTTCGCCCGCTGGGTGGAGCGTGAGGCCAGTGTGGTGGACGATCAGGCCAGTCAGGTGGCCAGTGAGACCGATCAGGCCGATGTGGCGCGCGGGCGGGATGCCTTCCTCGCCAATGGCTGCGGCGGCTGCCACACGGTGAGGGGCACGCCGGCCGCCGGTGAGATCGGACCCGATCTCACCCATGTCGCCGGCCGCTCGACCCTCGGCGCCCATGTGCTGACCAACACGCCGGAGAACCGGGCGCTGTTCATTGCCGATGTGGAGCGGGTGAAGCCGGGGGCGCGGATGCCCTCCTACGGCGCTCTGCCGCCCGACGAACTCGCCGCCATCACCGCCTATCTGGGGAGCCTGAAATGA
- the ctaD gene encoding cytochrome c oxidase subunit I codes for MNADPQERRDSEDLPDAQEQRLRRVWAFSAGWRYFSNVNNQVVGLWYTGTAFAFFLFAGVLALIMRTQLAVPGNDLVSADTYNQLFTLHGTMMMFLFAVPIFEAVAILILPQMLAARDLPFPRLSAFGFWCFLIGGCFVAGSIFFDAAPNGGWFMYPPLATDTKQSGIGADIWLLGLSFIEIASIAAAVELIVGVLKCRPPGMRINLMPLYCWYVLIVGGMILFAFPPLIAGDILFEAERLLGWPFFDATRGGDPVLWQHLFWIFGHPEVYIIFLPSIALLAMIVPTFAQRPILGYGWIVLAAVGTGFLSFGLWAHHMYTIGMPAVSQGFFSAASEAVAIPTGVQIFVFAATLLAGKVIFAIPMLFATGALAIFVFGGLTGVMVALAPFDWQAHDSYFVVAHLHYTLIGGMFFPLIAGVYYFFPFVTGRMLSERLGRWSFWLMFAGFNISFLPMHITGLRGMPRRVFTYPEGLGWDWLNMVSTLGAFTMAAGVAVLLVDVFRPGKPKAPRNPWKAGTLEWVAGDPSEPWGIRSVPVISSRYPLWEQEHLLRDIDEGRFFLPDAREGKRETLVTDVLDAEPLQVLRIPGDSFKPMIAAFLIGGSFIFATFHWWMPALVSGLAGIAAIMVWLWTGTAIIPDQPSKDAGMGQELKLYASGSQSVGWWAMFITMVGDSTAFISLIFGYFYYWTIHDVFPPAHANGPGVLFPALGVGASLLAWGLMVLARRANDADRPGRLRVLLALAAVSALAGGAGLLLGPWTTALEPTRHAYDAIVWVLVIWAALHNVVGVLMQGYCLAGSLAGKLTRTHDIDIQNVVLYWHFAALTAFATGAVIALFPLAAN; via the coding sequence ATGAACGCGGACCCGCAGGAGCGGCGCGACAGCGAGGATCTGCCGGATGCGCAGGAACAGCGGCTGCGCCGGGTATGGGCGTTCTCGGCGGGCTGGCGGTACTTTTCCAACGTCAACAACCAGGTCGTCGGCCTCTGGTACACCGGGACGGCCTTCGCCTTCTTCCTGTTCGCCGGCGTGCTGGCGCTGATCATGCGCACGCAGCTCGCCGTGCCGGGCAACGACCTCGTCTCGGCCGATACCTACAACCAGCTTTTCACGCTGCACGGCACGATGATGATGTTCCTCTTCGCCGTCCCGATCTTCGAGGCGGTGGCGATCCTCATCCTGCCGCAGATGCTGGCGGCGCGCGACCTGCCCTTCCCACGCCTCTCCGCCTTCGGCTTCTGGTGCTTCCTGATCGGCGGCTGCTTCGTCGCCGGCTCGATCTTCTTCGATGCCGCGCCCAATGGCGGCTGGTTCATGTACCCGCCGCTCGCCACCGATACCAAGCAGAGCGGCATCGGCGCCGACATCTGGCTGCTCGGCCTGTCCTTCATCGAGATCGCCTCCATCGCCGCGGCGGTGGAACTGATCGTCGGCGTGCTGAAGTGCCGCCCGCCGGGCATGCGCATCAACCTGATGCCGCTCTATTGCTGGTATGTGCTGATCGTCGGCGGGATGATCCTGTTCGCCTTCCCGCCGCTGATCGCCGGCGACATCCTGTTCGAGGCCGAACGGCTGCTCGGCTGGCCGTTCTTCGACGCGACGCGGGGCGGCGACCCGGTGCTGTGGCAGCACCTGTTCTGGATCTTCGGCCACCCGGAGGTCTACATCATCTTCCTGCCCTCCATCGCGCTGCTCGCGATGATCGTGCCGACCTTCGCCCAGCGCCCGATCCTTGGCTATGGATGGATCGTGCTGGCGGCGGTGGGCACCGGCTTCCTGAGCTTCGGGCTGTGGGCGCACCACATGTACACGATCGGCATGCCGGCCGTGTCGCAGGGCTTCTTCTCGGCGGCCTCCGAGGCGGTGGCCATCCCGACCGGCGTGCAGATCTTCGTCTTCGCCGCGACGCTGCTGGCGGGGAAAGTGATCTTCGCCATCCCCATGCTGTTCGCCACCGGGGCGCTCGCCATCTTCGTCTTTGGCGGGCTGACGGGGGTGATGGTGGCGCTCGCCCCCTTCGACTGGCAGGCGCATGACAGCTATTTCGTCGTCGCCCACCTGCACTACACGCTGATTGGCGGCATGTTCTTCCCGCTGATCGCCGGCGTGTACTATTTCTTCCCCTTCGTGACCGGGCGGATGCTGTCCGAGCGGCTGGGGCGCTGGTCGTTCTGGCTGATGTTCGCCGGTTTCAACATTTCCTTCCTGCCGATGCACATCACCGGGCTGCGCGGGATGCCACGCCGCGTTTTCACTTACCCTGAAGGGCTCGGCTGGGACTGGCTGAATATGGTCTCCACCCTCGGCGCCTTCACCATGGCGGCGGGTGTTGCGGTGCTGCTCGTCGACGTATTCAGGCCCGGCAAGCCGAAGGCGCCGCGCAATCCCTGGAAGGCCGGCACGCTGGAATGGGTAGCGGGCGATCCGTCCGAGCCATGGGGCATACGTTCCGTGCCCGTCATCTCCAGCCGCTACCCGCTCTGGGAGCAGGAGCACCTGCTGCGCGACATCGACGAGGGCCGGTTCTTCCTGCCGGACGCCCGCGAGGGCAAGCGCGAGACGCTGGTGACGGATGTGCTCGACGCCGAGCCCCTGCAGGTGCTGCGCATTCCCGGCGACAGCTTCAAACCGATGATCGCCGCCTTCCTCATCGGCGGCAGCTTCATCTTCGCCACCTTCCACTGGTGGATGCCCGCCCTCGTCTCCGGCCTGGCGGGCATCGCCGCCATCATGGTTTGGCTGTGGACCGGAACCGCGATAATCCCGGACCAGCCCTCCAAGGACGCCGGCATGGGGCAGGAGCTGAAGCTCTACGCCTCAGGTTCCCAGTCGGTCGGCTGGTGGGCGATGTTCATCACCATGGTCGGTGACAGCACCGCCTTCATCAGCCTGATCTTCGGCTATTTCTACTACTGGACCATCCATGACGTGTTCCCGCCCGCGCACGCGAACGGGCCCGGCGTGCTGTTCCCGGCGCTCGGCGTCGGCGCGAGCCTTCTCGCCTGGGGGCTGATGGTGCTAGCGCGGCGGGCCAATGACGCCGACCGGCCGGGCCGGCTGCGCGTGCTGCTGGCTCTGGCGGCCGTCTCGGCGCTGGCGGGAGGCGCCGGCCTGCTGCTCGGGCCATGGACCACCGCGCTTGAACCCACACGGCATGCCTATGACGCCATCGTCTGGGTGCTGGTGATCTGGGCGGCGCTGCACAATGTCGTCGGCGTGCTCATGCAGGGTTACTGCCTCGCCGGCAGCTTGGCCGGCAAGCTGACCCGCACGCACGACATCGATATCCAGAACGTGGTGCTCTACTGGCACTTCGCCGCCCTCACCGCCTTCGCGACCGGGGCCGTCATCGCCCTGTTCCCGCTGGCCGCGAACTAG
- a CDS encoding cytochrome c oxidase assembly protein: MRDAALLLGAILLGLIWGGPLPALAAHSFTAHMTMHMGVVAICAPLIALGIAGGPLDPSPRHPLLFGPLIAAMLEFVVVWGWHLPVLHGAARSRTLLLVLEQGSFFAVGVLVWVACFGFGRDSRTGRSLLGTLGLLITSMHMTLLGALIAFAGRPLYRHAGHVGDTAAQVADQQIGGIVMLLIGGLAYLIGGLVLMARVLLAEPDPPSGRREVAR, encoded by the coding sequence ATGCGCGATGCCGCCCTCCTCCTCGGCGCGATCCTGCTCGGCCTCATCTGGGGTGGGCCGCTGCCGGCGCTCGCCGCGCATTCCTTCACCGCGCATATGACGATGCATATGGGCGTGGTCGCCATCTGCGCGCCGCTGATCGCGCTCGGCATCGCCGGCGGCCCGCTCGACCCCTCGCCGCGCCACCCGCTGCTGTTCGGCCCGCTCATCGCCGCCATGCTGGAATTCGTCGTCGTCTGGGGCTGGCACCTGCCGGTGCTGCATGGCGCGGCGCGCAGCCGCACGCTGCTGCTGGTGCTCGAACAGGGCTCGTTCTTCGCGGTCGGCGTGCTGGTCTGGGTCGCCTGCTTCGGCTTCGGGCGGGACAGCCGCACCGGGCGCAGCCTGCTGGGCACGCTCGGCCTGCTCATCACCTCCATGCACATGACGCTGCTCGGCGCGCTCATCGCCTTTGCCGGGCGTCCGCTCTACCGCCATGCCGGTCATGTCGGCGACACCGCCGCGCAGGTCGCCGACCAGCAAATCGGGGGCATCGTCATGCTGCTGATCGGCGGGTTGGCCTATCTGATCGGCGGTCTCGTGCTGATGGCTCGGGTGCTGCTGGCCGAGCCGGACCCGCCCTCCGGGCGGCGGGAGGTGGCGCGATGA
- a CDS encoding c-type cytochrome — translation MRLPFRLPELTWRRLFLTLAGLALFSVLVAWSGLVNVGASTGHWAITNWGLHWVMGNYTRTYARLEEQPPADLDDPARVRRAAGHFETACAFCHGSPAHEGPILPANMTPRPPALDGSAQIWSPRELSRIIRHGIKYTGMPAWVALEREDEVWAMVAFVRALPQMSPDAYRAMAIGPAVPDDPVLQGCARCHGTEGASVEGAVPVLAGQSAAYLTASLRAFATGSRHSGYMQFAVDGLEDTALARMATHYAGIDAGVAGLSENAPAGDARGARIAREGLPLADVPACQSCHGASAGRNPAYPRLAGQDATYLADQLRAFKAGVRGGTAYGDIMRKIAERLEDEDIEAVAEAYSTVRP, via the coding sequence ATGAGGCTACCCTTCCGGCTTCCCGAACTGACCTGGCGCCGCCTGTTCCTCACGCTGGCGGGCCTCGCCCTGTTCAGCGTGCTGGTGGCGTGGTCCGGCCTCGTCAATGTCGGCGCCAGCACCGGCCATTGGGCGATCACCAATTGGGGGCTGCACTGGGTGATGGGTAACTATACCCGCACCTATGCGCGGCTGGAGGAGCAGCCGCCGGCCGATCTCGATGACCCCGCGCGGGTGCGCCGCGCCGCCGGCCATTTCGAGACCGCCTGCGCCTTCTGCCACGGCTCGCCGGCGCATGAGGGGCCGATCCTGCCCGCCAACATGACGCCGCGCCCGCCGGCGCTCGACGGCTCGGCACAGATATGGAGCCCGCGCGAGCTCTCCCGCATCATCCGCCACGGCATCAAATATACCGGCATGCCGGCCTGGGTCGCGCTGGAGCGGGAGGACGAGGTGTGGGCAATGGTCGCCTTCGTGCGCGCCTTGCCGCAGATGAGCCCGGACGCCTACCGCGCCATGGCGATCGGCCCGGCCGTGCCGGACGATCCAGTGCTTCAGGGCTGCGCCCGCTGCCACGGGACGGAGGGCGCCTCGGTGGAGGGCGCCGTCCCGGTGCTGGCCGGCCAGAGCGCGGCCTATCTGACGGCGAGCCTGCGCGCCTTCGCGACGGGATCGCGCCACAGCGGCTACATGCAATTCGCCGTGGACGGGCTTGAGGACACCGCGCTCGCCCGCATGGCGACCCATTATGCCGGGATTGACGCCGGGGTTGCGGGCCTCTCCGAGAACGCCCCGGCGGGTGACGCGCGGGGCGCGCGGATCGCCCGCGAAGGGTTGCCGCTGGCGGATGTGCCGGCCTGCCAGAGCTGCCACGGCGCGAGCGCTGGCCGCAACCCGGCCTATCCGCGCCTTGCCGGGCAGGATGCGACCTATCTCGCCGACCAGCTGCGCGCCTTCAAGGCGGGCGTGCGCGGCGGCACCGCCTATGGCGACATCATGCGCAAGATCGCCGAGCGGCTGGAGGATGAGGACATCGAGGCGGTGGCCGAGGCTTATTCGACGGTTCGCCCCTAA
- a CDS encoding ferritin-like domain-containing protein, with protein sequence MAEKTLDTLFHETLKDIYYAERKILKALPKMARAAQSPEVKKAFEQHRDETEGQIERLQQVFELIGKRPQGKTCAAIEGILEEGEEIMDEFKGQPALDAGLAAAAQAVEHYEISRYGTLKRWAQVLGLKDAVTLLDATLQEETKTDALLSKLADQVANSKALKAA encoded by the coding sequence ATGGCGGAGAAGACGCTCGACACCCTGTTTCACGAGACGCTCAAGGACATCTATTACGCCGAGCGCAAGATTCTGAAGGCGCTGCCGAAGATGGCCCGCGCCGCCCAGTCGCCGGAGGTCAAGAAGGCCTTCGAGCAGCACCGCGACGAGACCGAAGGCCAGATCGAGCGCCTTCAGCAGGTCTTCGAGCTGATCGGCAAGCGCCCGCAGGGCAAGACCTGCGCCGCGATCGAGGGCATTCTCGAAGAGGGCGAGGAGATCATGGACGAGTTCAAGGGCCAGCCGGCTCTGGACGCGGGCCTCGCCGCCGCCGCGCAGGCGGTGGAGCACTATGAGATCAGCCGCTACGGCACGCTGAAGCGCTGGGCGCAGGTGCTCGGCCTCAAGGACGCGGTGACCCTGCTCGACGCCACGCTGCAGGAAGAAACGAAGACCGACGCGCTGCTCTCCAAGCTCGCCGACCAGGTCGCCAACAGCAAGGCGCTGAAGGCCGCCTGA
- a CDS encoding AraC family transcriptional regulator, which produces MANAPNLTVRVPEIASIRASVLLSLMGPLDRLTGKADMILAGHGLLRSQLEDSYALIPMARYLAVFEDAAVHTGDPCFGARLGAAFRPADIGPIGMLFSLSGTIRAALARMAKHVAVVQGATAIGLMEEGDRLVWSYRLEDPRLWPRRQDSEFSVAATCQMVRSCFSAGWNPLEVHLEHGAPVDPAPLQRLLRCPILFGQSANRMLMTKADADRLYRAEDHDLIAILERHATDLGGKAQRAPGLADQVRGVIGIYLGHKPLTLTSVAAELGLSPRTLQRRLSEEGVSLRDLVREQRRSIAEQLVEGGSSLARVAEALGYADSTVFWRARRGWRGPRA; this is translated from the coding sequence ATGGCAAATGCACCGAATTTGACCGTGCGCGTGCCTGAAATCGCTTCAATTCGGGCCTCCGTGCTGCTCAGTCTGATGGGCCCGCTCGACCGGTTGACCGGCAAGGCGGACATGATCCTCGCCGGCCATGGGCTGTTGCGCTCGCAGCTTGAGGATTCTTACGCCCTTATCCCCATGGCGCGCTATCTCGCCGTGTTCGAGGACGCGGCGGTGCATACCGGCGATCCCTGTTTCGGCGCGCGGCTCGGCGCCGCCTTCCGGCCCGCCGATATCGGCCCCATCGGCATGTTGTTCTCGCTCTCCGGCACCATCCGCGCCGCGCTGGCGCGCATGGCCAAGCATGTGGCGGTGGTGCAGGGCGCGACCGCCATCGGCCTGATGGAGGAGGGCGACCGGCTGGTCTGGAGCTACCGGCTGGAAGACCCGCGCCTTTGGCCGCGCCGGCAGGACAGCGAGTTCTCGGTGGCGGCGACCTGCCAGATGGTGCGCAGCTGCTTTTCCGCCGGCTGGAATCCGCTCGAGGTGCATCTCGAGCACGGCGCCCCGGTCGATCCCGCCCCGCTGCAACGGCTGCTGCGCTGCCCGATCCTGTTCGGCCAGTCGGCGAACCGCATGCTGATGACCAAGGCCGATGCCGACCGGCTCTACCGCGCCGAGGACCATGACCTCATCGCCATATTGGAGCGGCACGCGACCGATCTCGGCGGCAAGGCGCAGCGCGCGCCGGGGCTCGCCGATCAGGTGCGCGGGGTCATCGGCATCTATCTCGGCCACAAGCCGCTGACCCTCACCTCGGTCGCCGCCGAGCTCGGCCTGTCGCCCCGCACCCTTCAGCGCCGCCTGTCCGAGGAGGGGGTGAGCCTGCGCGATCTGGTGCGCGAGCAGCGCCGCTCCATCGCCGAGCAGCTGGTGGAGGGCGGCTCCAGCCTCGCCCGTGTGGCCGAGGCGCTGGGCTATGCCGACAGCACGGTTTTCTGGCGGGCGCGGCGCGGCTGGCGGGGCCCGCGTGCCTGA
- a CDS encoding APC family permease, which produces MSLNDAVPHAVSGGALPLATDALLTDALAPKALAKNSVGLAHIVFFVVAAAAPLTAVVGASPAAFAFGNGPGVPGAFVLAGLLYLVFSVGFTAMSRHVGGAGAFYTYIAQGIGKPAGVGGAMMALVTYSAVQIAVYALFGVFVAGALAPFGIELPWWIWAYVALIAVMACGQRNIAFSGAILGVCMLAEIAILLLLDIGIVLKGGGPEGFTFSAFAPSTVFAPGLGVALVFVIGSFIGFEATAIFGEEAENPEKTIPRATYVAVLLITLFYAFSTWAAVQFYGPSQVQAVAEKGLEAFYFTAAAEVLGGWSVEVMNLLLITSLFACILSFHNTLNRYFFALGREGLALRALGKVHDVHGSPHIAGYVQSAVAAVILALFIAAGADPYTTVFSFMSALAVLGILAVQVLVSLAVIRFFRVTPTRHGVWTTLIAPVLGLIGLAGALVLVTVNLSLLTGSESPLVMAFPYGLAVVFLLGAGFALYLRQRRPELYASLGEVFA; this is translated from the coding sequence ATGTCCTTGAACGATGCAGTGCCACATGCCGTCAGCGGCGGCGCGTTGCCGCTTGCGACCGACGCCCTTTTGACCGACGCCCTTGCCCCGAAGGCGCTGGCGAAGAATTCCGTCGGCCTCGCCCATATCGTGTTCTTCGTGGTGGCGGCCGCCGCGCCGCTGACCGCCGTGGTCGGCGCCTCGCCGGCCGCCTTCGCCTTCGGCAACGGGCCGGGCGTGCCCGGCGCCTTCGTGCTGGCGGGGCTGCTCTACCTCGTCTTTTCGGTCGGCTTCACCGCCATGAGCCGCCATGTCGGCGGCGCCGGCGCCTTCTACACCTATATCGCGCAGGGCATCGGCAAGCCGGCCGGCGTCGGCGGGGCGATGATGGCGCTGGTCACCTACAGTGCGGTGCAGATCGCGGTCTACGCGCTGTTCGGCGTGTTCGTCGCCGGGGCGCTGGCGCCCTTCGGCATCGAGCTGCCCTGGTGGATCTGGGCCTATGTGGCGCTGATCGCGGTGATGGCCTGCGGCCAGCGCAATATCGCCTTTTCCGGCGCCATTCTCGGCGTGTGCATGCTGGCGGAGATCGCCATCCTGCTGCTGCTCGACATCGGCATCGTGTTGAAGGGCGGCGGGCCGGAGGGCTTCACCTTCTCCGCCTTCGCGCCGTCCACCGTCTTCGCGCCGGGGCTGGGCGTGGCGCTGGTCTTCGTCATCGGCTCCTTCATCGGCTTCGAGGCCACCGCCATCTTCGGCGAGGAAGCCGAGAACCCGGAGAAGACCATTCCCCGCGCCACCTATGTCGCGGTGCTGCTGATCACCCTGTTTTACGCCTTCTCGACCTGGGCGGCCGTGCAGTTCTACGGCCCCTCGCAGGTGCAGGCCGTCGCCGAGAAGGGGCTGGAGGCCTTCTACTTCACCGCCGCGGCCGAGGTGCTGGGCGGCTGGTCGGTGGAGGTGATGAACCTCCTGCTCATCACCTCGCTGTTTGCCTGCATCCTCTCCTTCCACAACACGCTCAACCGCTATTTCTTCGCACTCGGCCGCGAGGGGCTGGCGCTGCGGGCGCTCGGCAAGGTGCATGACGTGCATGGCTCGCCGCACATCGCCGGCTATGTGCAGAGCGCGGTGGCGGCGGTGATCCTCGCTTTGTTCATCGCGGCGGGCGCCGACCCCTACACCACCGTGTTCTCCTTCATGTCGGCGCTGGCCGTGCTCGGCATCCTCGCCGTGCAGGTGCTGGTGTCGCTGGCGGTGATCCGCTTCTTCCGGGTCACCCCCACCCGGCACGGCGTTTGGACGACGCTCATCGCCCCCGTTCTCGGCCTCATCGGGCTCGCCGGCGCGCTGGTGCTGGTGACGGTGAACCTGTCGCTGCTGACCGGCAGCGAGAGCCCGCTGGTGATGGCCTTCCCCTATGGGCTGGCCGTGGTGTTCCTGCTCGGCGCCGGCTTCGCGCTGTATCTGCGCCAGCGCCGGCCGGAGCTTTATGCCAGCCTCGGGGAGGTGTTCGCGTGA